A part of Synergistales bacterium genomic DNA contains:
- a CDS encoding right-handed parallel beta-helix repeat-containing protein, which yields MGERRSLRRPQPHRQRDGAEASATCLLPLPGPLPFRSPAPHQRRQHKIRPHALRSDRHRHVRHRSHDPRFGGHLRGRLEREAPRLLSGPRPRRFQPRRQHRRLERQLPQRELRHGASGGRRLDRPEQLGNRLGRQRILLCLLPQQGHLPRHRLHRGGDRQLRQYLPVRSPGRLRYRRVRLGNRLVRQCLPGRGQRSRLRAVSFYNNGASADYEIAVYTGLPAEPVSPGQGVPAGTTVGSLDHSGYVTVPLDSPTYTALGDYFSVVVRLTSHGYEYPITVERPIRGCSSNATASAGQSYISRNGTAWTDLTTGYSNANVCLKAFTDDAAGTRYFVTEDGSGDGSSWENASSDLAGILQKAISGDEVWVAEGTYSPTDVEGAPTSNDRAIAFEIKEGVSLYGGFPNRGGDMGNRSVSNYETILTGNIGTKEESSDNSYHVVTIDDPDTSSQDHDGTVVLDGFTIRDGYADLDSSEYYKIGAGIHITYMSTVTIKNCVFKNNHATYLGGGLSAYRSNLTLEQCTFEENNAFHGGGVLVSHCYTADFSGCVFIGNTADESGGGLLDNDSNLVLEDCTFHTNRAQSGDGGGVAFHVKDNHPENEAGPVIRRCTFLDNQAAVGGGALCCKDKDATITNNVFDGNKAGAAGAVYNYQCSPVINYCKFLNNEALQGGGAVVNSGSAAQISNSLFENNTAHTRSGGAIGNWYDSDTVIEDCYFVGNSAGKLAGAISNVPASDSTIRRCLFENNHATNDGGAIAAYRDEDPTPSNPTIVNCTFYGNSASRRGGAVHAREGSETTIKNCTFVGNAASQEGNSIYAESSTVTTTNSILWDEAADLITLSDDQGSTADYCVLNMSTPNIFGDHNTNADPMLDTLKDNGGPTKTCALLYGSSALDNASNDVAPAMDQRGMQRPWPADGTADIGAYEAQRVIPAPTATPTSVPPTATPTPTTAPTATPTSGPTPTPVPGSEPEDVDSDDVTPDEDSGTVSADVEPMDDGEKEEVQQQVQGLVDSGEINGDVDKTRATTVKTRLEAGTDKTRFTIGNGGGNEMTAQAETRTKVLVKNQGGDWKGFDPDYISEDLDVEETDDGITLSVKDNGDYDLDQVVGTVETDVAIVTYQAATPTGEPSPTGTGDSGGGCSMGPSALALLLLIVPGLLALRR from the coding sequence TTGGGAGAGCGCCGTTCCTTACGGCGGCCCCAACCCCACCGGCAACGAGACGGTGCGGAAGCATCTGCAACATGCCTCCTACCTCTACCTGGCCCCCTCCCGTTCCGCTCCCCAGCCCCCCATCAACGCCGACAACACAAAATACGCCCTCACGCATTACGGAGCGATCGGCATCGGCATGTACGCCACAGAAGCCATGATCCCCGATTCGGGGGTCATCTCCGGGGACGCCTGGAGCGCGAAGCACCACGCCTACTATCTGGACCACGACCCCGGCGGTTCCAACCACGGCGTCAGCATCGTCGGCTGGAACGACAGCTACCCCAGAGAGAACTTCGCCACGGAGCCTCCGGGGGACGGCGCCTGGATCGTCCGGAACAGCTGGGGAACCGACTGGGGCGACAACGGATACTTCTATGCCTCCTACCACAGCAAGGGCATCTACCACGGCACCGCCTTCACCGTGGAGGAGACCGACAACTACGACAATATCTACCAGTACGATCCCCTGGGCGCCTGCGATACCGTCGGGTACGACTCGGAAACCGCCTGGTTCGCCAATGTCTTCCAGGCCGAGGGCAACGAAGCCGTCTCAGGGCCGTCTCGTTCTACAACAACGGCGCCTCCGCGGACTACGAGATCGCCGTCTACACAGGCCTGCCGGCGGAGCCCGTCAGCCCGGGACAGGGGGTTCCGGCCGGGACCACCGTAGGTTCGCTGGACCACTCCGGCTACGTGACGGTACCGCTGGACAGTCCGACCTATACCGCATTAGGGGATTATTTCTCCGTTGTGGTGCGGCTCACCAGTCACGGCTATGAATACCCGATCACGGTGGAACGCCCGATCAGGGGCTGCAGCAGCAACGCCACGGCGTCGGCGGGGCAGAGCTACATCTCCCGCAACGGGACGGCCTGGACCGATCTGACCACCGGCTACAGCAACGCCAATGTCTGTCTCAAGGCCTTCACCGACGACGCCGCAGGCACCCGCTACTTCGTCACCGAAGACGGTTCCGGCGACGGCTCAAGCTGGGAGAACGCCTCCTCGGATCTGGCGGGCATCCTGCAGAAGGCTATCTCCGGCGACGAGGTCTGGGTGGCCGAAGGGACCTACTCTCCCACCGACGTTGAAGGAGCTCCCACCAGCAACGACAGGGCCATCGCCTTTGAGATCAAAGAGGGCGTCTCCCTGTATGGCGGCTTCCCGAACCGGGGCGGCGATATGGGGAACCGGAGTGTCAGCAACTACGAAACCATCCTCACCGGCAACATCGGAACAAAGGAAGAGAGCAGCGACAACAGCTACCATGTGGTGACAATCGACGACCCCGACACCAGCTCGCAGGACCACGACGGAACAGTGGTTCTCGACGGGTTCACCATCCGTGACGGATACGCAGATCTGGATTCTTCAGAGTATTACAAAATCGGCGCAGGTATCCATATCACCTATATGAGTACAGTGACCATAAAAAACTGCGTCTTCAAGAACAACCATGCCACTTATTTAGGAGGCGGCCTCTCGGCATACCGGAGCAATTTAACGCTAGAACAGTGCACCTTTGAAGAGAACAATGCCTTCCACGGCGGCGGCGTGCTGGTAAGCCACTGCTATACGGCTGACTTCTCCGGTTGCGTTTTCATCGGCAACACCGCTGACGAAAGCGGCGGAGGCTTGCTCGACAACGACAGCAATCTGGTGCTTGAGGACTGCACCTTCCACACAAACAGGGCCCAAAGCGGCGACGGCGGCGGGGTCGCATTTCATGTAAAGGACAACCATCCCGAAAACGAGGCCGGACCTGTCATTCGCCGTTGCACCTTTCTGGACAACCAGGCCGCGGTGGGGGGCGGGGCTCTCTGCTGCAAGGACAAAGACGCCACAATCACCAATAATGTCTTTGACGGGAATAAGGCAGGGGCCGCTGGAGCAGTATACAATTACCAGTGTTCCCCTGTAATTAACTATTGTAAATTCCTGAACAACGAAGCGCTTCAGGGCGGCGGTGCGGTGGTTAATTCAGGTTCAGCCGCTCAAATCTCAAACTCACTTTTTGAAAACAATACCGCCCATACACGTTCAGGAGGAGCCATAGGCAACTGGTATGACAGTGATACTGTCATTGAGGATTGTTACTTTGTTGGAAACTCGGCGGGAAAACTCGCTGGGGCTATTTCAAATGTTCCTGCCAGCGACAGCACGATCAGGCGGTGCCTATTTGAAAATAATCATGCTACCAATGATGGTGGAGCAATTGCCGCCTACAGGGATGAAGATCCGACACCAAGCAATCCAACCATAGTTAATTGCACCTTCTACGGCAATTCTGCTTCGCGCCGTGGAGGAGCCGTTCATGCCCGTGAAGGCAGTGAAACCACTATCAAAAATTGCACGTTCGTCGGTAACGCTGCCAGCCAAGAAGGCAATTCAATCTATGCGGAGTCCTCTACCGTAACAACAACAAACTCAATCCTTTGGGATGAAGCGGCTGACCTCATTACGCTTTCCGACGACCAGGGATCGACAGCCGACTACTGTGTTCTCAACATGAGCACCCCGAATATCTTCGGCGACCACAACACCAACGCCGATCCGATGCTGGACACGCTGAAGGACAACGGCGGACCCACAAAGACCTGCGCACTTCTCTACGGCAGCTCCGCGCTCGACAACGCATCCAACGACGTCGCGCCCGCAATGGACCAGCGCGGCATGCAGCGCCCCTGGCCGGCCGACGGCACGGCCGACATCGGCGCCTATGAAGCCCAGCGGGTGATCCCCGCGCCGACAGCCACGCCGACATCTGTGCCACCCACAGCCACACCTACGCCGACGACGGCACCCACCGCCACGCCGACCTCCGGACCCACGCCCACGCCGGTACCGGGCTCCGAGCCTGAGGATGTGGACAGCGACGACGTGACGCCTGACGAGGATTCCGGCACGGTCAGCGCCGATGTCGAGCCCATGGACGACGGAGAGAAGGAGGAAGTCCAGCAGCAGGTCCAGGGGCTGGTGGACTCCGGCGAGATCAACGGCGATGTGGACAAGACCCGGGCCACCACGGTGAAAACCAGACTGGAAGCCGGAACGGACAAGACACGCTTCACCATCGGCAATGGCGGCGGCAACGAGATGACCGCCCAGGCCGAAACCAGGACAAAGGTGCTGGTGAAAAACCAGGGCGGCGACTGGAAAGGATTCGATCCCGACTACATCAGCGAGGATCTGGATGTCGAAGAGACCGACGACGGGATCACACTGAGCGTGAAGGATAACGGCGACTACGACCTGGACCAGGTTGTGGGAACCGTGGAAACCGACGTAGCCATCGTGACCTACCAGGCGGCAACGCCCACAGGGGAACCGAGCCCCACAGGGACCGGCGACAGCGGCGGCGGCTGCAGCATGGGCCCCTCCGCTCTGGCGCTGCTGCTCCTCATTGTGCCGGGGCTCCTGGCGCTGCGGCGGTAG
- the larE gene encoding ATP-dependent sacrificial sulfur transferase LarE, with protein MDKAAAVRGFFAERPDTLVLLSGGVDSAVLALLAGEAAHRVRALTFRTPLVSGDELETAAAVAAHLGLRHSVADADVTTDRRVTANGPDRCYWCRKKLHAKAWEEARRLGCSTVAGGVQADEIAEGRPGVRAAAEDGISHPLAEAGLTKKEIRSLARAAGLPNADRPPAPCLATRFPPGVSMDPHWTGRIGEAERLLRGEGLRAFRVRWFPPGAAILEVAPREMPLVWERKGRIVTLLREVGFPVVSLDLEGLQRGKMERFAEVPDHDPR; from the coding sequence GTGGACAAGGCGGCGGCGGTCCGGGGGTTCTTCGCGGAACGTCCCGATACATTGGTGCTCCTCTCCGGGGGGGTGGACAGCGCGGTGCTCGCTCTCCTGGCCGGAGAGGCGGCCCACAGGGTGCGGGCCCTGACGTTCCGGACGCCGCTGGTATCCGGGGACGAACTGGAGACAGCGGCGGCGGTGGCGGCGCATCTGGGCCTGCGGCACAGCGTTGCGGATGCGGATGTCACCACCGACAGGCGCGTGACCGCCAACGGGCCCGACCGCTGTTACTGGTGCCGCAAAAAGCTCCATGCCAAGGCCTGGGAGGAGGCCCGCCGGCTGGGCTGCAGTACTGTGGCCGGCGGCGTCCAGGCCGATGAGATCGCTGAAGGGAGACCGGGGGTGCGTGCCGCCGCGGAGGACGGCATCAGCCACCCCCTGGCCGAGGCGGGCCTGACCAAGAAGGAGATCCGTTCGCTGGCCCGTGCGGCGGGGCTGCCCAACGCCGACCGGCCGCCGGCGCCCTGTCTGGCCACGCGTTTTCCTCCCGGTGTGTCCATGGATCCGCACTGGACGGGCCGGATCGGGGAAGCGGAGCGTCTCCTGAGGGGCGAAGGGCTGCGGGCGTTCCGGGTCCGCTGGTTTCCCCCTGGCGCGGCCATCCTGGAGGTGGCGCCCCGGGAGATGCCGCTGGTCTGGGAGCGAAAGGGGCGAATCGTGACGCTGCTCAGAGAGGTAGGGTTCCCTGTGGTCTCCCTCGATCTGGAGGGATTGCAGCGCGGCAAGATGGAACGTTTTGCGGAGGTGCCAGACCATGATCCTCGTTGA
- a CDS encoding LarC family nickel insertion protein encodes MILVDPQCGVTAFGLAAVLEVLSPGKERDALVLPGGERFELVFASERRGGREVRTASVTGSGTSDRGIAMEEVSAALGEDLASGVLQECRDYLRELAEVYDEAGEASPGGGFWIQSALTALAVFRRMAVPGRTFRSLPAGVGAGMEEDGARVTPLPCPTVLEVARRYAFPVRGLPGTGRRSDAAGLLLLARLSAPVERLPSIVPGRQVYGAGVGGSTVRAMELREAELEEVWLVEAALDDATGEEMGRAIEQIQEAALEAHVVQGIGKKGRPLYLLRALARGDQLEAVLERYFRDTPTIGVRYWPVGRFRMQRAVRDGELLVDGCRLPTRVKISRLGDILKGKAEADDIGRYLRTPKDG; translated from the coding sequence ATGATCCTCGTTGATCCCCAGTGCGGTGTGACGGCGTTCGGCCTGGCGGCGGTGCTGGAGGTCCTCTCTCCGGGAAAGGAGCGGGATGCGCTGGTTCTGCCCGGAGGGGAGCGGTTCGAGCTGGTCTTTGCGTCGGAACGGCGCGGCGGCAGGGAGGTGCGCACCGCTTCGGTGACCGGGAGCGGAACCTCCGATAGAGGCATTGCGATGGAGGAGGTCTCCGCTGCCCTCGGAGAGGACTTGGCCTCGGGCGTGTTGCAGGAGTGCCGGGACTATCTCCGTGAGCTGGCCGAGGTCTACGATGAGGCCGGCGAGGCGTCTCCCGGGGGAGGCTTTTGGATTCAGTCCGCCCTGACGGCGCTGGCCGTGTTCCGCCGGATGGCCGTCCCCGGCCGGACATTCCGTTCCCTCCCTGCGGGTGTCGGCGCCGGTATGGAAGAAGACGGAGCCAGGGTGACACCGCTGCCCTGCCCCACCGTTCTGGAGGTGGCGCGCCGTTATGCCTTCCCGGTGCGCGGTCTTCCCGGAACGGGACGCCGCAGCGACGCGGCGGGGCTGCTCCTCCTGGCGCGGCTCTCTGCCCCTGTGGAGCGTCTGCCGTCGATTGTGCCGGGCAGGCAGGTCTACGGCGCCGGAGTCGGCGGGAGCACGGTGCGCGCCATGGAGCTCCGGGAGGCGGAGCTGGAGGAGGTCTGGCTGGTGGAGGCGGCTCTGGACGACGCCACCGGCGAGGAGATGGGCCGGGCCATCGAACAGATCCAGGAGGCGGCGCTGGAGGCCCACGTGGTCCAGGGGATCGGCAAGAAGGGACGGCCGCTCTATCTGCTGCGGGCCCTGGCGCGGGGCGACCAGCTGGAAGCGGTGCTGGAACGCTACTTCCGGGACACGCCCACCATCGGTGTGCGCTACTGGCCGGTGGGGCGCTTCCGGATGCAGCGGGCCGTCCGGGATGGCGAACTGCTGGTGGACGGTTGCCGCCTGCCCACCAGGGTGAAGATCTCCCGGTTGGGCGATATCCTCAAGGGGAAGGCCGAGGCCGACGATATCGGGCGGTACCTCCGCACCCCGAAGGACGGGTAG
- the larB gene encoding nickel pincer cofactor biosynthesis protein LarB — protein sequence MDERELRLLAEKLQSGEITIRSFVDALKGLPFKDLGEVKLDTHRALRNGFPEIIYCPGKSPGQLERIAATLGEGGGNALFSRIDKEQYERVRSLLPGLEYLENAGMARLWRQRDVAERGRVLVVTGGSSDVPVAEEAAVTAETMGCTVRRVFDVGVAGLHRLLANLDAIFEARVIVAIAGMDGALPSVVAGIASCPVVAVPTSVGYGAALGGIAPLLTMLNSCALGVTVVNIDNGIGAGYAAALMVDHDSTGREGSAS from the coding sequence ATGGACGAACGGGAACTGCGGCTGCTGGCGGAGAAACTGCAGAGCGGGGAGATCACGATCAGGAGCTTTGTGGATGCTCTGAAGGGGCTCCCCTTCAAGGATCTGGGAGAGGTCAAGCTGGATACCCACAGAGCCCTGCGGAACGGCTTCCCCGAGATTATCTACTGTCCCGGCAAGTCGCCTGGACAGCTGGAGCGCATTGCCGCGACCCTCGGCGAGGGGGGAGGCAATGCGCTTTTTTCGCGCATCGACAAGGAGCAATACGAACGGGTGCGTTCGCTGCTCCCCGGTCTGGAGTATCTCGAAAACGCCGGGATGGCCCGGCTCTGGCGGCAGAGGGACGTGGCGGAGAGGGGCCGGGTGCTCGTGGTCACCGGGGGCAGCAGCGATGTCCCCGTGGCCGAGGAGGCGGCCGTCACTGCGGAGACCATGGGCTGTACGGTGCGGCGGGTCTTCGACGTCGGTGTGGCGGGGCTGCACCGGCTGCTGGCCAATCTCGACGCCATCTTTGAGGCCCGGGTCATCGTCGCCATTGCCGGGATGGACGGTGCTCTGCCCAGTGTCGTGGCGGGGATCGCCTCCTGTCCGGTGGTCGCCGTGCCCACCAGTGTGGGATACGGCGCGGCCCTGGGAGGGATCGCGCCGCTGCTGACGATGCTCAACTCCTGCGCGCTGGGTGTGACGGTGGTGAATATCGACAACGGTATCGGTGCGGGATACGCGGCGGCACTGATGGTGGATCACGACTCTACGGGGAGGGAAGGATCGGCTTCATGA
- a CDS encoding LarC family nickel insertion protein, with product MNTVLYLNCFSGISGDMVLGALLDILGERELQPFLEGLALEGYGVTVRQAKKAGIAGLDVQVHAEEAHPHRGLRDVLDILEQSELSPFVQEKAGAAFRLMADAEGVVHGMPPEEVHFHEVGAVDSIVDIVGACALMEALQPAAVVASAVNVGSGTVHCAHGEFPVPAPATLKLLEGIPVYARGEAMERTTPTGAVLLRTFADRYGLLPRGVVAATGYGLGDRDSDLPNLLQGVLLEASGHTQGREEHHGHPQEHAGHQHGHPHEHPHSHDHHHGGEHDAPAE from the coding sequence ATGAATACTGTCCTCTATCTCAACTGTTTTTCCGGTATCAGCGGCGATATGGTGCTGGGCGCCCTCCTGGATATCCTGGGGGAGCGGGAGCTGCAGCCCTTCCTCGAGGGGCTGGCGCTGGAGGGATACGGCGTGACGGTGCGGCAGGCGAAGAAGGCGGGCATCGCGGGACTGGATGTGCAGGTCCACGCCGAGGAGGCCCATCCGCATCGGGGGCTGCGGGATGTGCTGGATATCCTGGAGCAGAGCGAGCTGAGCCCCTTTGTGCAGGAGAAGGCCGGGGCCGCCTTCCGTCTGATGGCCGACGCCGAGGGCGTCGTCCACGGCATGCCGCCGGAGGAGGTGCACTTCCACGAGGTCGGCGCCGTGGATTCCATCGTGGATATCGTCGGCGCCTGTGCCCTGATGGAAGCCCTGCAGCCCGCGGCGGTTGTCGCCTCGGCCGTCAATGTGGGGTCCGGTACAGTGCACTGCGCCCACGGCGAGTTCCCCGTTCCGGCCCCGGCGACACTGAAACTCCTGGAGGGAATCCCCGTCTATGCCAGGGGCGAGGCCATGGAACGCACCACTCCCACCGGTGCGGTGCTGCTGCGGACCTTTGCCGATCGCTACGGACTGCTGCCCCGGGGTGTGGTGGCCGCCACCGGCTATGGTCTGGGCGACCGCGATTCGGACCTGCCCAACCTGCTGCAGGGGGTGTTGCTGGAGGCCTCCGGGCATACCCAGGGCCGGGAGGAACACCACGGCCATCCGCAGGAACACGCCGGGCATCAACACGGCCATCCCCACGAGCATCCCCACAGTCACGACCATCACCACGGAGGGGAACACGACGCCCCGGCAGAGTAA
- a CDS encoding LarC family nickel insertion protein translates to MAPSFAACKRDGVSMLLLVNADNISGEGLPYLIDGLMDRGAASVHAVPAVTKKGRSEFLFFIDAPRSCLQALGAFLALELDTLGMRVIEPEHVPFTPVRHRVVGVAAEGLRGASLEVRVKETRGTDGARSCKAEYDDLERVLQSGMADPPLSFKIVKSAVELAVMSGEPVHVGGLGFTPPEETEGA, encoded by the coding sequence ATGGCCCCCTCCTTTGCTGCCTGCAAGAGAGATGGGGTGTCCATGCTACTGCTGGTCAATGCCGACAACATTTCCGGTGAGGGGCTTCCCTACCTGATCGACGGACTGATGGACCGTGGTGCGGCGAGTGTCCATGCCGTTCCGGCCGTTACCAAGAAGGGGCGCAGCGAGTTCCTCTTCTTTATCGATGCGCCCCGGAGCTGTCTGCAAGCCCTGGGGGCCTTTCTGGCGCTGGAGCTGGACACGTTGGGCATGAGGGTCATCGAGCCGGAGCATGTGCCCTTCACGCCCGTACGGCACAGGGTGGTCGGCGTTGCGGCGGAAGGTCTCCGGGGAGCCTCACTGGAGGTGCGCGTCAAGGAGACCCGGGGAACCGACGGCGCGCGTTCCTGCAAGGCCGAGTACGATGACCTGGAGCGGGTGCTGCAGAGCGGCATGGCCGACCCCCCTCTCTCCTTCAAGATCGTGAAGTCCGCCGTGGAGCTTGCCGTCATGAGCGGCGAGCCGGTCCATGTGGGCGGACTGGGTTTTACCCCGCCTGAAGAAACCGAAGGGGCGTAA
- a CDS encoding methylenetetrahydromethanopterin dehydrogenase, with translation MKKILLQLDTDIQPSVFDAVTAYDGGADALLQHGGITPENAVPLVHGVMFTRGGEKSKNSAVFVGGSDVAAGEAVMEAVKGAFFGPVRNSVMLDSNGCNTTAAAAVAKLVGVADVKDRKVVVLAGTGPVGQRAAGFFAGEGARVTLTSRSMEKAQRACDQVNRRFDSNVEAAEVNDEASTAAVLEGAVAVLATGAAGTMLLPESIWKGHATLKALGDLNAVPPSGIENIKPHWNGKDKDGQIIFGPIGVGGLKMKVQRECVARLFGSNELVLDAGEVYDIVKELKND, from the coding sequence GTGAAAAAGATTCTGCTTCAGCTGGATACCGACATACAGCCCAGTGTGTTCGACGCGGTGACGGCCTACGACGGCGGCGCCGACGCCCTCCTGCAGCATGGAGGGATCACGCCGGAGAACGCCGTGCCCCTGGTGCACGGGGTGATGTTCACCCGGGGCGGCGAGAAGTCGAAAAACAGCGCCGTCTTTGTGGGCGGCTCCGATGTGGCCGCCGGCGAGGCGGTGATGGAGGCCGTCAAGGGCGCCTTCTTCGGGCCGGTGCGCAACTCGGTGATGCTCGATTCCAACGGCTGCAACACCACCGCCGCGGCGGCCGTGGCCAAGCTGGTCGGCGTGGCGGACGTGAAGGACCGGAAGGTCGTTGTGCTGGCCGGAACCGGCCCGGTGGGACAGCGTGCGGCGGGCTTCTTCGCAGGCGAGGGCGCCAGGGTCACCCTCACCTCCCGGAGCATGGAGAAGGCACAGAGGGCCTGCGATCAGGTGAACAGGCGTTTCGACAGCAATGTGGAAGCGGCCGAGGTGAACGACGAAGCCTCCACCGCCGCCGTGCTGGAAGGCGCCGTAGCGGTGCTGGCCACCGGGGCCGCCGGAACGATGCTGCTCCCCGAATCGATCTGGAAGGGCCACGCCACCCTGAAGGCTTTGGGCGATCTCAACGCCGTACCGCCTTCGGGGATCGAGAACATCAAGCCCCACTGGAACGGCAAGGATAAGGACGGCCAGATCATCTTCGGCCCCATCGGTGTGGGCGGTTTGAAGATGAAGGTTCAGCGGGAGTGCGTGGCCCGGCTCTTCGGGAGCAACGAACTGGTGCTGGATGCCGGTGAGGTCTACGATATCGTGAAGGAGCTCAAAAACGACTGA
- a CDS encoding ATP-grasp domain-containing protein, with amino-acid sequence MSPADAPLLLVGFSIRAMACSAAIAGYRRITAVDAFGDSDLHGCARTVSTGRDLGMPFCDQALRSACAGIPRRWFAYGGGMEHRPDLVAELAGGAGLLGNPPEVLRRVRDLRRLHRVCREEDIPVPATLHPPQDSCPRDGAWLRKRTASAAGAGVCGDDGGSLREGEVFQRHVPGRVISCAFLAAPEGVRLLGVTEQLVGREAFGASGFLWCGNVTPLPGKSEMVRWVAEHCRRYAGALTGRFGLVGLNGIDLVLPPAGPPVLLEVNPRFTGSMELFDVPDRPLFGLHSAACLEGELPDAGPWEEGGLFRGKAVVYARRPCRAPGTDEWRRRGRRDIPWKGDRFASGEPICTVLASAPDGAGCLNGLERQAEDVYREMLCLRDGAG; translated from the coding sequence GTGTCCCCTGCCGATGCTCCCCTCCTTCTGGTGGGATTCAGCATCAGGGCGATGGCCTGCTCCGCCGCGATCGCGGGATACCGCCGGATCACGGCGGTGGACGCCTTCGGCGACAGCGACCTCCACGGCTGCGCCCGCACCGTCTCCACGGGACGCGATCTGGGGATGCCCTTCTGCGACCAGGCGCTGCGTTCCGCCTGTGCGGGGATCCCGCGGCGCTGGTTCGCCTACGGTGGAGGGATGGAGCATCGTCCCGACCTGGTGGCGGAGCTCGCCGGGGGAGCTGGTCTGCTGGGCAACCCGCCGGAGGTCCTCCGGCGGGTTCGTGATCTCCGGCGGCTCCACCGTGTCTGCCGGGAGGAGGATATCCCCGTACCGGCCACGCTGCACCCTCCGCAGGACAGCTGTCCCAGAGACGGTGCCTGGCTGCGCAAGCGGACCGCTTCGGCAGCGGGGGCCGGTGTGTGCGGGGATGACGGGGGTTCTCTCCGGGAGGGCGAGGTCTTTCAGCGGCATGTCCCGGGGCGGGTGATCTCCTGTGCCTTCCTGGCCGCTCCCGAGGGGGTGCGGCTCCTGGGGGTCACCGAACAGCTGGTGGGGCGGGAGGCCTTCGGCGCTTCGGGGTTTCTCTGGTGCGGGAATGTCACGCCCCTGCCGGGGAAAAGCGAAATGGTGCGGTGGGTTGCGGAGCACTGCCGGCGCTACGCCGGGGCGCTCACCGGAAGGTTCGGTCTGGTGGGGCTGAACGGCATCGACTTGGTGCTTCCCCCCGCGGGACCGCCGGTGCTTCTGGAGGTGAACCCCCGCTTTACGGGCTCTATGGAACTCTTTGACGTTCCGGACAGACCGCTTTTCGGGCTCCACAGTGCGGCCTGTCTGGAGGGGGAGCTGCCTGATGCGGGTCCTTGGGAGGAAGGGGGGCTCTTCAGGGGGAAGGCCGTCGTCTATGCCCGCAGACCCTGCCGTGCCCCCGGTACGGATGAATGGCGCCGGCGGGGGCGGCGGGACATCCCCTGGAAGGGGGACCGTTTCGCGTCCGGTGAGCCCATCTGCACCGTTCTGGCCTCGGCTCCCGATGGGGCGGGCTGTCTGAACGGACTGGAGCGTCAGGCGGAGGATGTCTACCGCGAGATGCTGTGTCTCCGGGATGGTGCGGGCTGA